One window of the Mixophyes fleayi isolate aMixFle1 chromosome 6, aMixFle1.hap1, whole genome shotgun sequence genome contains the following:
- the GPRIN2 gene encoding G protein-regulated inducer of neurite outgrowth 2, with protein MASSSHNHSAPSCQEALHLICHEKTNSGCHFLTKNSSTLPCSGPGSPQRKPEIHKSLNSILCVPKCNENSIQHSHSSEWSPSQDAVPDLCRVKSDCNHLSVEYAEEKIQHRNHYRSADSSLARAAQQEVPRNFVRCNVSENISFVGHCETSLCKAEILDKLDTPVTVQKSYSDYFCGSRDFVTGNKKNSAIYSSLSSSSTISMSGSDGACSLSNVTQDSVIVHSPSNVQNNLTDVISSVRELSIPLCHLDSSTIQHNITVYAVPGAYQHGVLGPRNSGNGFPNNGHLYNQSHYRIPGVISCDNVSDTKLLPPAMIIHNSCSQLCCKGHEPMKKVDDTIAAYCHSLPIPSVHSSSGQMHSIGEPVSGHTPPQFCSQLPPTDKFLFPKLVSSISETGLDVKKLLKCGRLAFPQPHVSTGQLHLQKNTSVQGNTGLLLKTIETSPDNLEIPDSGAKMKDSWTMTSMNYLSKEQKIPLDSKDAGVQTIIIMENKAVSTSPCPQTTDHSHLFPEVGLALTLQSPQSPVHDVRWDNEGMTWEVYGAAVDPEVLGLAIQKHLEIQIEQHVQPSELSGETEQTTKEKRRSIRTVMQSLRQSNCCVHTDSTSE; from the coding sequence ATGGCAAGCAGCAGCCATAACCATTCTGCTCCTTCCTGCCAAGAAGCATTACATTTAATTTGCCATGAAAAGACTAACTCTGGCTGCCATTTCCTGACAAAAAACTCTTCCACTTTACCCTGCAGTGGTCCTGGAAGTCCACAAAGAAAACCAGAAATACATAAAAGCCTTAATAGCATTCTCTGTGTGCCCAAGTGTAATGAGAACAGCATTCAGCATTCACATAGCTCGGAGTGGTCTCCTTCCCAGGATGCAGTTCCTGATCTGTGTAGAGTGAAATCAGACTGCAATCATCTTTCTGTAGAATACGCAGAAGAGAAAATCCAGCATAGGAATCACTATCGATCTGCTGATTCCTCCCTAGCCAGAGCAGCACAACAGGAAGTGCCAAGGAACTTTGTCAGGTGCAATGTATCTGAAAATATTTCATTTGTGGGTCACTGTGAGACATCACTGTGTAAAGCTGAAATTTTGGACAAATTGGACACACCTGTGACAGTCCAGAAGAGTTATTCAGATTACTTCTGTGGTAGTAGGGATTTCGTCactggaaacaaaaaaaacagtgccATTTATTCAAGTCTCTCTTCCTCCAGTACTATATCTATGTCTGGCAGTGACGGGGCTTGTAGTCTGAGTAATGTTACACAGGACTCTGTAATAGTTCATTCTccatcaaatgttcaaaacaaCTTAACTGATGTCATATCTTCAGTAAGAGAGCTGAGTATTCCTTTGTGTCATTTGGACAGCAGTACAATTCAGCACAACATCACAGTTTATGCAGTGCCAGGAGCATATCAACATGGAGTATTGGGACCAAGAAATTCTGGGAATGGTTTCCCAAATAATGGACACTTGTATAACCAGTCCCATTATAGAATACCAGGTGTTATATCTTGCGATAATGTCTCAGACACTAAGCTTTTGCCACCAGCAATGATTATACACAATAGCTGTTCCCAGCTTTGTTGCAAGGGCCATGAACCTATGAAGAAAGTGGATGACACCATTGCTGCATATTGTCATTCATTACCCATACCATCTGTCCATTCATCATCTGGACAGATGCACTCAATTGGTGAGCCAGTTTCAGGGCACACTCCACCACAGTTCTGCTCCCAGTTGCCACCAACTGATAAATTTCTCTTTCCAAAATTAGTGTCATCTATTAGTGAAACTGGACTGGATGTGAAGAAGCTTTTAAAGTGTGGCCGACTTGCCTTTCCACAGCCTCATGTCTCAACTGGACAACtgcatttgcaaaaaaatacttCAGTACAGGGTAACACTGGTCTACTACTTAAAACCATAGAAACTTCACCAGATAACTTGGAAATTCCAGATTCAGGTGCAAAGATGAAAGACAGTTGGACAATGACATCTATGAACTATTTATCCAAGGAACAGAAAATCCCACTCGATTCCAAGGATGCAGGAGTGCAGACTATAATTATCATGGAAAACAAAGCAGTCTCTACCTCTCCTTGTCCTCAGACCACAGATCACTCTCACTTGTTTCCTGAGGTTGGATTAGCTCTTACCCTCCAATCTCCCCAGTCACCAGTACACGACGTAAGGTGGGATAATGAAGGAATGACATGGGAGGTATATGGTGCTGCGGTTGATCCTGAGGTTCTTGGCTTAGCCATTCAGAAGCATTTAGAGATCCAGATAGAACAGCACGTGCAGCCTTCTGAACTTTCAGGTGAAACGGAGCAGACAACTAAAGAAAAGAGGAGGTCAATCAGAACTGTCATGCAATCTCTGCGACAATCTAACTGTTGTGTGCACACTGACTCCACATCTGAGTGA